One genomic region from Leptolyngbyaceae cyanobacterium JSC-12 encodes:
- a CDS encoding Protein of unknown function (DUF3442) (IMG reference gene:2510096484~PFAM: Protein of unknown function (DUF3442)), giving the protein MKAINMRWLLGGLLASVAIASPLHAQISTPTNPSNPQSTNSVSVRAADLIITPRAGVSYSTSGGGYDGFTSFQGFFPLYRTPAGNLLYLVGQLLLDNDANLGGNLLVGYRTYNPGSNRIFGGYLAYDSRDTGSSVFSQLGLGLETLGDGWDARLNAYVPVGNTRQTVNDALFDTGSQLTSFRFQNNFLLSSGTRQQTRIRDIEAAMAGFDVEAGGRLIRFSDYGDLRGYAGLYYISAGDSAVGVRGRLEARPSGNLAVGIAVQHDGILGTNVVGTVSLSLPGTHPGDFKDKELAVSTVNSVELQSQQFVRARMGEYPGRLNAIVVNRQREVKIAASTFTDVILTNPATGQPYFFQHVTLGATGGNGTFENPFGLVQSALSATRSDGNDIVYVQAGTNPGIPAFTIPDRVQVLSTGVVQQVPATISGQVFPTYQLPLSGSGTLPNVNGTITMRSDTVLSGFNITSATGAGVTFSNVGRVEIRDNIIRNTADAGILGNGATNLNLLRNEIIAARNQGVYVQNVGAANVTDNRITGTIAGTTSISTPITGDITIGSITIPNPGSIIPLPSGQGIVIATTTGNTNITRNTITGTGTQGIVLLNATGTATITDNSVANTIGADFIATVPILGNIAVPTGQGIVVAGMNGNLEISRNTVNTVRGQGLTVAGVTNGSTTISSNTIRNPLDQGMVVGGTSGTTTIANNQISDVVTRNVTIANPTGIGPAVITVPTGQGLLVLNSIGSVNITGNTIERVGGAFSPTPPAPDSGQGIAIANFAGQIDLALSNNQIRNNFNDGILIGLAGRSSGTTTAATANVTISGNTIENNGGATPVRGDGIGIGLEQDAVINNLRIENNTIRNNGDEGIDIRLGLQAIPILNPTTARLTGTIRNNTITNNGQNGVQVEARGGTTARVEIASNNASNNGQRGIFVTTSNIQLLGTPQISANIQLNTLSANAIAGFDVLTTTSLIPPSAAQSICVNAAGNTSSNASTITNTLNFFGPNVITVVNLGAVSGNNPPSGVTVTGTPAPVNTPFPCP; this is encoded by the coding sequence ATGAAAGCAATTAACATGCGGTGGCTTTTGGGAGGGTTGCTGGCAAGTGTCGCGATCGCCTCTCCACTTCACGCTCAAATATCTACTCCAACTAATCCAAGTAATCCACAATCGACGAATTCCGTGAGTGTTCGTGCCGCCGATCTCATCATTACGCCACGTGCTGGAGTTAGTTATAGTACCTCTGGCGGTGGCTATGATGGCTTTACCAGTTTTCAAGGCTTCTTTCCGCTATATCGAACTCCTGCTGGAAACCTACTTTACCTAGTTGGGCAACTTTTACTTGACAATGATGCAAACTTGGGTGGCAATTTGCTCGTTGGTTACCGTACCTACAATCCAGGAAGCAATCGCATCTTTGGTGGTTACCTTGCTTACGATAGCCGTGACACCGGCTCTAGCGTGTTTTCTCAATTGGGCTTGGGGTTGGAGACACTGGGCGATGGCTGGGATGCTCGTTTGAATGCCTATGTCCCTGTTGGCAATACGCGACAAACAGTTAACGATGCTCTGTTTGATACCGGATCTCAACTCACTAGCTTCCGCTTCCAAAACAACTTTTTGTTATCGTCTGGAACACGTCAACAAACTCGAATTCGTGACATTGAGGCAGCAATGGCTGGCTTTGATGTAGAAGCAGGTGGTAGACTAATCCGCTTCTCAGACTACGGAGATTTGCGCGGTTACGCCGGACTCTACTACATTTCTGCAGGCGATAGTGCGGTTGGAGTACGCGGCAGGTTAGAAGCCCGTCCTAGTGGGAATCTTGCCGTTGGAATCGCCGTTCAACACGATGGCATTTTGGGCACTAATGTTGTTGGCACGGTATCACTGAGTCTGCCAGGAACACATCCAGGTGATTTCAAGGACAAAGAACTTGCTGTTTCCACAGTTAATTCAGTTGAACTACAGTCTCAACAGTTTGTTCGGGCGCGTATGGGCGAATATCCGGGACGGCTGAATGCGATTGTAGTGAATCGCCAACGTGAGGTAAAAATTGCTGCAAGCACCTTTACTGATGTCATCCTTACTAACCCAGCCACCGGACAGCCCTACTTCTTCCAACACGTCACATTAGGCGCAACTGGAGGCAATGGTACTTTTGAAAATCCCTTTGGGCTGGTGCAGTCGGCGTTAAGTGCAACACGATCAGACGGTAACGATATTGTCTATGTCCAGGCTGGCACCAATCCCGGTATTCCGGCATTCACCATTCCTGATCGCGTCCAGGTGCTCTCAACCGGAGTGGTACAACAAGTGCCTGCCACAATTTCGGGACAAGTCTTTCCCACCTATCAACTGCCTCTATCCGGTAGCGGCACCTTACCAAACGTCAATGGCACTATCACCATGCGCAGTGACACCGTGTTGTCAGGCTTCAACATCACCAGCGCAACTGGGGCAGGCGTGACATTTAGTAATGTTGGTCGGGTTGAAATTCGCGATAACATCATCCGCAACACGGCAGATGCAGGCATTTTAGGCAACGGCGCAACCAATCTGAACTTGCTACGGAACGAGATTATCGCCGCTCGTAATCAGGGCGTGTATGTGCAGAATGTTGGCGCAGCAAATGTTACCGATAACCGAATTACAGGGACGATCGCAGGTACCACTAGCATCAGCACCCCAATCACAGGTGACATTACCATTGGCTCCATCACAATTCCCAACCCTGGCAGCATTATTCCTCTTCCCAGTGGTCAAGGTATTGTCATTGCTACCACCACAGGTAACACCAATATCACTCGCAACACGATTACAGGTACCGGAACTCAAGGCATTGTGCTACTCAATGCTACCGGAACAGCAACAATTACCGATAACTCAGTTGCAAATACCATTGGCGCAGACTTTATAGCCACCGTTCCCATTCTTGGCAATATTGCAGTTCCTACCGGGCAGGGCATTGTCGTAGCAGGGATGAATGGCAATCTGGAAATTAGCCGCAACACGGTTAACACTGTTCGAGGACAGGGACTTACCGTAGCAGGCGTAACCAATGGCAGCACAACGATTTCTAGCAATACGATTCGCAATCCTCTTGATCAAGGCATGGTAGTTGGTGGCACTTCCGGCACCACAACGATCGCCAACAACCAGATCAGCGATGTCGTCACTCGCAACGTCACTATCGCTAACCCGACTGGCATTGGACCTGCTGTGATCACGGTTCCTACGGGTCAGGGCTTGCTGGTGCTGAACTCAATTGGCAGCGTGAACATTACGGGTAATACAATTGAGCGGGTTGGGGGTGCCTTTTCACCCACACCTCCCGCACCAGATAGCGGTCAGGGAATTGCGATCGCCAACTTTGCCGGACAGATCGATCTTGCCCTTAGCAATAACCAGATTCGTAACAACTTCAATGATGGCATTCTCATCGGTCTGGCAGGACGATCCAGTGGCACTACAACCGCCGCCACCGCCAATGTCACCATTTCCGGCAACACAATTGAAAATAACGGCGGTGCAACCCCTGTACGCGGCGATGGCATCGGCATTGGTTTAGAGCAAGATGCCGTGATCAACAACTTGCGAATTGAGAACAACACAATTCGCAACAACGGCGATGAGGGAATTGATATTCGCCTGGGACTGCAAGCAATTCCAATCTTGAATCCCACAACTGCTCGCCTAACTGGAACCATCCGAAATAATACAATTACCAACAATGGACAAAATGGCGTTCAGGTTGAAGCACGAGGTGGCACAACCGCCAGAGTGGAGATCGCCAGCAATAACGCCAGCAACAATGGGCAGCGAGGTATTTTTGTTACAACGAGCAACATTCAACTCCTGGGAACTCCCCAAATTTCAGCCAATATTCAGTTGAATACCTTAAGTGCAAATGCGATCGCAGGATTTGATGTATTAACCACAACCTCATTGATTCCACCATCAGCCGCTCAAAGCATTTGCGTCAATGCAGCAGGGAATACCAGTTCAAACGCTTCAACAATCACAAATACACTGAACTTCTTTGGACCAAATGTCATTACCGTTGTTAACCTG